In Blastopirellula sp. J2-11, a single genomic region encodes these proteins:
- a CDS encoding BatA domain-containing protein, whose translation MQFVHPALTWGFLLLLVPVLIHLINMMRRRRVQWAAMQFLLESQKRNQRSVWFKQLLLLLARMAAIALLVAIMAGLTTSDQWSSLFGGGGTHHYVILDDSLSMSDRTGGVEVMDRGREVIKQIAAAAAEKRTPQRLTLLRTSRAGAGDGGVARVDISGDDVDPSFRDSLEEALRSVDSSELSVGPAEAIAAVNRFITDNVENENALVYLVGDFRRRDWSQSQDVKQRLQELSTRTAEVHLVNCSRRNPVNLGITRLAPESATLAAGVPTFLEVTVRNYSDTPANGVQVKLQTYHDDGVDRKFTSAGEGLGTPHSEPTVYFEEIPPGEEVTRRAQIFFPTAGQHVAVAQLPDDAIAADNRRFQILNAPPSIPVLLVDGDLNQRNAYFMTAVFQPGEAVNTGIQPLVVGPQYLRDASLETLQGFDAIYLFDIPRFDGNAVEKLNQYAASGHGVAIFAGPGTTLDALNSLHDGGLLPAAVIGTKELAPSIPGEETVDFVPSEHPIFAVFRGEKNRFRNDLKFYKYYDLDATWNPSDNGAVLGKLRDGRPLIVEQQVGDGSVVTFLTSLTPDWNNWSITPGFIVTALELQAYLASGTRQSTERLVGSPLRLEVDEANFRSDALVYAPGADRMPTVKRDDAFLPKEETRPFRKLDYAGVNNITGDSLTGLSGVYDIWLTQSDGLPNLRRFALNVDPLEGDLTTTDRSELQAALAPVVFTYHTVESVDYSWSASEGFAWQDYLLYALLGLLVVEQILAFLTSYHPPVMGAAR comes from the coding sequence ATGCAGTTTGTTCATCCAGCACTGACATGGGGCTTTTTGCTCCTGCTCGTCCCCGTGTTGATCCATTTGATCAACATGATGCGACGACGCCGCGTCCAATGGGCCGCGATGCAGTTTTTGCTGGAAAGCCAGAAGCGGAACCAACGCTCGGTCTGGTTCAAACAACTGCTGCTGCTGCTCGCTCGCATGGCGGCGATCGCATTGTTGGTCGCCATCATGGCCGGCCTGACCACTTCGGACCAATGGTCCTCGTTGTTCGGCGGGGGTGGTACGCATCACTATGTGATTTTGGACGATAGCCTTTCGATGTCAGACCGCACCGGCGGCGTCGAAGTCATGGACCGCGGCCGCGAAGTGATCAAACAGATCGCCGCCGCAGCCGCCGAAAAGCGAACGCCGCAACGTCTGACTTTGCTGCGAACTTCCCGAGCCGGCGCCGGTGACGGCGGGGTCGCCCGTGTCGATATTAGCGGCGACGATGTCGATCCATCGTTCCGCGATTCGCTGGAAGAAGCGTTACGCAGCGTCGACTCGTCGGAGTTATCCGTCGGACCGGCTGAAGCGATTGCGGCCGTCAACCGCTTCATCACCGACAATGTCGAAAACGAAAATGCGCTCGTCTACCTGGTTGGCGACTTCCGCCGCCGCGATTGGTCCCAATCGCAAGATGTGAAACAACGCCTGCAAGAGCTTTCGACCCGAACCGCCGAAGTTCATCTGGTGAATTGCTCTCGGCGCAATCCGGTGAATCTGGGGATCACGCGTCTCGCGCCCGAATCCGCGACGTTGGCCGCAGGAGTGCCGACCTTCCTGGAAGTGACCGTCCGCAATTATAGCGACACGCCTGCCAACGGCGTGCAAGTCAAGTTGCAGACCTATCACGACGACGGCGTCGATCGCAAGTTCACCAGCGCCGGCGAAGGGCTCGGTACGCCGCACTCTGAACCGACCGTGTACTTCGAGGAAATCCCGCCGGGCGAAGAAGTGACCCGCCGCGCCCAGATTTTCTTTCCGACCGCCGGACAACATGTCGCCGTCGCTCAGTTGCCGGACGACGCTATCGCCGCCGACAATCGCCGCTTTCAAATCTTGAACGCGCCGCCGAGCATTCCGGTGCTGCTGGTCGATGGGGATCTAAATCAACGGAACGCCTACTTCATGACCGCCGTCTTCCAGCCAGGCGAAGCGGTCAACACCGGCATTCAACCGTTGGTCGTTGGTCCGCAATACCTACGGGATGCGTCGCTCGAAACCTTGCAAGGCTTTGACGCGATCTACCTGTTTGATATTCCCCGCTTTGACGGCAATGCGGTCGAGAAGCTGAACCAGTACGCCGCCAGCGGTCACGGAGTCGCGATCTTCGCCGGCCCCGGCACGACGCTGGATGCGTTGAATTCGCTGCATGACGGCGGTTTGCTGCCGGCGGCGGTCATCGGCACGAAAGAACTAGCGCCGTCGATTCCCGGCGAAGAGACGGTTGATTTTGTGCCGTCCGAACATCCGATATTCGCCGTCTTTCGCGGTGAGAAAAATCGATTCCGCAACGACTTGAAGTTCTACAAATACTACGATCTCGACGCGACCTGGAATCCCAGCGACAACGGCGCCGTGCTCGGCAAACTTCGTGACGGACGACCTCTGATCGTCGAACAGCAAGTGGGCGACGGCAGCGTCGTCACCTTCCTGACCAGCTTGACTCCCGATTGGAACAACTGGTCGATTACGCCGGGCTTTATCGTCACCGCACTCGAGTTGCAAGCTTACTTAGCCTCTGGCACGCGGCAATCGACCGAACGTCTGGTCGGCAGTCCGCTACGTTTGGAAGTCGATGAAGCGAACTTCCGCAGTGACGCGCTTGTTTACGCGCCCGGCGCCGATCGCATGCCGACCGTCAAACGAGATGACGCGTTCCTGCCCAAAGAAGAAACGCGCCCATTTAGAAAGCTCGACTATGCCGGCGTGAACAACATCACCGGCGATTCGCTGACCGGTCTATCGGGCGTCTATGACATTTGGCTGACGCAAAGCGACGGGCTTCCCAATCTGCGGCGCTTCGCGCTCAACGTCGATCCGCTTGAAGGCGATCTGACGACGACCGACCGCAGTGAACTGCAAGCGGCGCTCGCTCCGGTCGTCTTCACCTATCACACCGTCGAATCGGTCGACTACAGTTGGAGCGCCAGCGAAGGCTTCGCCTGGCAAGACTATCTGCTCTACGCGTTGTTAGGATTACTGGTCGTGGAACAGATACTGGCATTCTTGACGAGCTACCATCCTCCTGTGATGGGAGCCGCTCGATGA
- a CDS encoding AAA family ATPase, translating to MTDSPLQADAAAVERIAAARRQIHEQLSQIIVGQTDVIEELLISLISRGHCLLEGVPGLAKTLMISSLAKTLNLSFSRIQFTPDLMPADITGTEIIEENRSTGHREFRFLEGPLFSNIVLADEINRTPPKTQAALLEAMQERQVTVGRVRHELADPFFVLATQNPIEQEGTYPLPEAQQDRFMFKVYVKYPNFDDEFEIARRTTGGAKGEISPVLTGEELIELQKIVREVPITDHVIRYALSLVRQTRVGAAGTPDFVQDLVSWGAGPRAVQFLILGGKARALLHGRTHVSTDDIKALAKPVLRHRVSVNFAADSDGITPDDVIDRILESTPTKEDELTSDARFQKIFAS from the coding sequence ATGACCGACTCTCCTCTTCAGGCAGACGCCGCCGCGGTCGAGAGAATTGCCGCCGCACGTCGCCAGATTCATGAGCAGCTTTCACAGATCATCGTCGGCCAGACCGACGTGATTGAAGAACTGCTGATTTCGCTCATCAGCCGCGGTCACTGCTTGTTAGAAGGGGTGCCGGGACTGGCGAAGACATTGATGATCAGCTCGCTGGCGAAAACGCTCAACCTGAGCTTCAGCCGCATTCAATTTACGCCTGACTTGATGCCGGCCGACATCACCGGCACCGAAATCATCGAGGAGAACCGTTCGACCGGCCATCGCGAATTTCGCTTTCTCGAAGGTCCGTTGTTCTCGAACATCGTACTCGCCGACGAAATCAACCGGACGCCTCCCAAGACGCAAGCCGCGCTGTTGGAAGCGATGCAAGAGCGGCAAGTGACCGTCGGCCGCGTCCGCCACGAACTGGCCGATCCCTTCTTCGTGTTGGCGACCCAGAACCCGATTGAACAAGAGGGAACTTATCCGCTGCCCGAAGCGCAGCAAGACCGGTTCATGTTCAAGGTCTACGTAAAATATCCGAATTTCGACGACGAATTTGAAATCGCGCGCCGCACCACCGGCGGCGCCAAAGGCGAGATCTCTCCGGTCCTGACCGGCGAAGAGTTGATCGAACTGCAAAAGATCGTCCGCGAAGTTCCGATTACCGACCACGTAATTCGCTATGCACTTTCGCTGGTCCGACAAACCCGCGTCGGCGCGGCTGGTACGCCTGACTTTGTGCAGGATCTGGTCAGTTGGGGCGCTGGTCCCCGCGCAGTGCAGTTTTTGATTCTCGGCGGCAAAGCTCGCGCCTTGCTGCACGGACGAACGCATGTTTCGACCGATGATATTAAAGCGCTGGCCAAACCGGTGCTGCGGCATCGCGTTTCGGTGAACTTCGCCGCCGATAGTGACGGCATTACGCCCGACGATGTGATCGATCGGATTCTGGAATCGACCCCCACCAAGGAAGACGAGCTAACAAGCGATGCCCGATTCCAAAAGATTTTTGCATCCTGA
- a CDS encoding DUF58 domain-containing protein, producing MPDSKRFLHPEAIKQITRLELRARHIVEGFLSGMHRSPYFGQSIEFLQHREYASGDDLRHIDWKVWAKQDRFYIKQFEEETNLRCTLLIDASSSMQYGSGPLNKYEYACTAAASLAYLVLKQQDAIGCAIYDEKIRARVPMMSKRNHLLSVIKAFDENKPREKTSFLRICREAAEAYPRRGMMVIASDLFGDVEDTIKGMKLLRQRGHDVLVFHILDDDELDFPFSGPTRFEGMETDDQLDCNPRALRDGYLKAMQTYLDEVRRGCAKNTVDYALVRTSDSLGAILSTYLNSRLGMHHRN from the coding sequence ATGCCCGATTCCAAAAGATTTTTGCATCCTGAGGCGATCAAGCAGATCACTCGGCTAGAGTTACGGGCACGGCATATCGTCGAAGGTTTTCTTTCGGGAATGCATCGCAGCCCTTACTTCGGTCAATCGATCGAGTTCTTGCAACATCGCGAATACGCGTCCGGAGACGATCTACGTCATATCGACTGGAAAGTCTGGGCCAAGCAGGATCGCTTTTACATCAAGCAGTTTGAAGAAGAGACCAACCTGCGTTGCACGTTGCTGATCGACGCGTCGTCGAGCATGCAGTACGGCTCGGGACCGCTCAACAAGTACGAATACGCCTGCACCGCGGCGGCCAGTCTAGCCTATCTAGTGCTCAAGCAGCAAGACGCGATCGGCTGCGCGATCTACGACGAAAAGATTCGTGCGCGCGTGCCGATGATGAGCAAACGCAACCATTTGCTTTCGGTCATCAAAGCGTTTGACGAAAACAAGCCGCGCGAGAAGACCAGCTTTCTGCGAATCTGTCGCGAAGCGGCCGAAGCTTATCCGCGCCGCGGCATGATGGTGATCGCGTCCGATTTATTTGGCGATGTCGAAGACACCATCAAAGGAATGAAACTGCTGCGTCAGCGTGGCCACGATGTCTTAGTATTCCACATCCTGGACGACGACGAACTCGATTTCCCCTTTAGCGGCCCGACTCGATTTGAGGGAATGGAGACCGACGATCAGTTGGACTGCAATCCCCGAGCGCTGCGTGATGGATACCTAAAAGCGATGCAGACGTACCTAGACGAAGTTCGTCGCGGCTGCGCGAAAAACACGGTCGATTACGCGTTGGTTCGCACCAGCGATTCGTTGGGAGCGATTCTTTCGACCTACTTGAACAGCCGACTTGGCATGCACCACCGCAACTAA